The DNA window GTTATCACCAGGGGGAGGTCGAGAAAGGTTTCCAGGATCGCCTTTCCGGGGAAGCTGGTTCGCGCCAGAAAATATCCGGTGGGTACGCCCAGAATCAGCGCCAGGGAAATGGAAGCGATGGAGGTCATGAGACTGAGTCTGAGTGCGAAACGGGTCTCTTCCGATGCCAGGGCCGCCAAAATTTCTCCGGGAGACAGGCGGAAAAAAAGAGCGGACACCACACCGGCGGTGAAAAGAGACAGCACCACCAGAGGGAGCACACATACACGATTCATGGCCTTGCTCCTTGCCCCCCCCTTTCAGCCAGTGGAAGGAATCCAAAATGTTCGAACATGGCAATGCCCTGTTTGGACGCCACGAAATCGCGAAACCGGGATGCCGCCTCTCGGTGTTCTGAATCCTTCAGTACGGCAACGGCAATGGTTTCTGGTTCAAAGTAGTCCGGAGGAACCGAAATCATTTGAATGCTGTCCCGGAATTGATACGCGTCGGCTCTTCCGATGATTGAGGCGTCCACATCGCCCTGAGACACATACATGGCCAGTTGCTTGACCGTGGCCCCATACACCACCACATTTTTGAGGATCGCATCCTTCAAGGGCGAATGGGAGAGGATGGTCAGGGCCGTACGGCCGAATGCCATGGCCTTTGGATCTCCCAGGGCCAGGCGGAGTCCGGGACGGGCCAGATCGTCAAAAGCGCGAACGAGATTTGTCTTACGAATATTCACGGCCAATACCGCGGTATGGGCCACCACCTTTTTAAAAGAATCGATGCGGCCCATCTTCTCCAGTTTCTCAATATAAAACAACGAACCCGGCATGAACAGGTCTCCCTGACCCGATGCCAGGATGGATGACATGAGCTGACCGCTGCCTGCATAGGTAACGCGTACCGTCTGTCCGGTCTCCTTTTGAAATGCTTCAATCAACCGGTCCGTGGGCTGACGGAGCCCGGCCCCGGCAAAAAGGAGCAGGTCCGCTGAGAACCCTGTCGCGGACCCGCCGAAAATCAGGGTGAACAGGGTGATTGAGACCAGAAATACCTTACGGATGAGGGATAGTCGGTTGTCCATGTTGACCTCCTAATGACAGCATGGACAGAATCGTTCCCATCCCATCAGGTGGGCGGCGCCTGCCACGGTGGTACCGTAGAAGATAACAGGCTTCTTATTCAACAGGGGCCCGATGGTGTCGTTGGCCAGGGTGGTGCCCGTGACCAGCAGCAGGTCGGCCCAATTAACGGCATCTTCCGTATTGTCAGCGTGTTCAATGGTCACGCCGAACTTCCGGGTGCCGATGTTGTCCGGGTCCATATCCAGGACCCGCAGGGGATGCACAGCAGCCAGGTTCTCCACCATGCGCGGCTGAAATCCCACCTGCGTGATCCTGGCGCCGCTGTACCGATCCCTCAGGTAAGGCGCCAGGGCCTTTCCGCATGTGACGGGCTCCTCGTCCCGGCAGTGAATAGACCCCTCGATCCGGCCCAGATGCCGGAGCACCGCATTGAGGGAGGCCACAAATACGGCCCGCTGGTGATTATTCTCCATCGGCAGATTCAGAACATCTTCAAGCGTTCCCTCGTAATCGCCGTACATGTCCGTAAATGCCTGGCCCCCGGCATCCAAAAAGGCTGCCTGCATGAGCTTTTCTTTTCCCTTCTGAATGGGAAAATCCTGATGCTCCGGATTCCCGATGGCCTCACTGGTAGTGAGGGCCCGGGCCCGGATCTGAATCCTTTCCGAAAGAAGTCCTTCCTTTTTCCACAAATCGAAAACCCGCTCTTTCAATTGTTCATAAAAACTATCCATAATTCATCACCCTTAATTGACAAATGAAACGGCCTCCTCCTTCAACCAGTTGAGCCATCCCGTGAGCGTGGAAATTCTGAAACCGTACACCAACCGCTTGTAGTCGTCCCTTTCCCTCCGTCTTTTAGCCATAAGACCGCTTTTCACCTGCTCCAAAAGACCAATCTGGGCATCAACCAGGGCATCTCCCCCTTGAAGGCCCAGGCTGTGGAAGAAAAAAAGTTTGGCCAGGAATTCGATGCGAAGGTCCCGCACGTGATCAGTGGGACTTTTCAACCATTCCAAAAATTTTATTTCGCCGGCCGGCGTGATGGAAAACACCCGTTTAGATGGACGGGTGTCCTGGATTTCAAGGGAAGACCCCACCCACCCTTCCTTTTCCAGCCGTTTGAGGAGCACGTAGAGTTGGCTCGTGCTGACGCTCCAGGCCGGGCCCAGTCCTTGTTCCAGGAACTGGAGGATCTCATAACCGTGCCTGGGCCCGGACATGAGCGCTCCAAGGATTGCATACGTTGTACTCGATTCGGCTTTCATGATCTGGCCCATGATCGCAGAGAATGAGACTGCGGTTCAAAAACTTTATTCTGCTATAGAATACTCCATGATGGAACATATTGCAAACAAAAATGCGTTTTCCCTCCCTCTCTTTCACGACTGTTTGGAGTCTGTCGAGGTCCTGAGAATCCGATCTCCAATAAACTTATGAAGGCAGCCCATTCGCCAAAAAAAACGGGCGTTCACTTACCTATGAAGAGATCAGGGAATTTTTCCGGGGGAGTTCCTTAATCGCTTTCATGCAAAGGAGGGCTTGTGGGGGCCAATGCCGTGCGGGTGGCCTGCGAGAACGCCCGCAAAAAGCTCGTTGCCATCGCCGCGGAGAAGCTCGGGGTGGAAGCGGGAAAACCTCTGGGACAAAGGGTTCCTGTTGAACCCCGATCTTCTGGAATATAAGGTGCCCCTTGCGTGCGACATGCCTGAGATCGAAACGATCATCGTCAATTCCATTGACCCTGAAGGCCCCTTCGGGGCAAAGGAAGGGGGTCTTACCATCCGCATGAACGCCTACAGCGCCGTGCCTGCGCTGTGGCCGATGCCACGGGTACGGTGTTCACCGAACTTCCCCTGACCCCTGATAGGGTCTTGAATCTCCGCCATCTCTTGGCTGATTTTGGAATCGGGAAAACCCCTTGACTTCGAGAGATCCACCCCTTATAATCCTGTGTAATCCGCAAC is part of the Deltaproteobacteria bacterium genome and encodes:
- the modA gene encoding molybdate ABC transporter substrate-binding protein; this encodes MDNRLSLIRKVFLVSITLFTLIFGGSATGFSADLLLFAGAGLRQPTDRLIEAFQKETGQTVRVTYAGSGQLMSSILASGQGDLFMPGSLFYIEKLEKMGRIDSFKKVVAHTAVLAVNIRKTNLVRAFDDLARPGLRLALGDPKAMAFGRTALTILSHSPLKDAILKNVVVYGATVKQLAMYVSQGDVDASIIGRADAYQFRDSIQMISVPPDYFEPETIAVAVLKDSEHREAASRFRDFVASKQGIAMFEHFGFLPLAERGGQGARP
- a CDS encoding PadR family transcriptional regulator — its product is MSGPRHGYEILQFLEQGLGPAWSVSTSQLYVLLKRLEKEGWVGSSLEIQDTRPSKRVFSITPAGEIKFLEWLKSPTDHVRDLRIEFLAKLFFFHSLGLQGGDALVDAQIGLLEQVKSGLMAKRRRERDDYKRLVYGFRISTLTGWLNWLKEEAVSFVN